AGCTCCACCATATCTTTCACATGGTCCAGTCAAAGTCAGTGAAATCCAACCCAttgttacccttgtgctatcttaggcactttaacattgggagttgggtcatctagacccgctagacagtgcgctgaaccttttttcttcaatgatttgtgatcttcactggtgtccatggattacatgaaatctttccacctttatccacctttgtcatggttgggataacacgtcaatgtaagggtggggtcatctaagatagcacaagggtgaagCTGTTCTTAGATGATGTGAGAATCACAAACTCACTTCCATTCATGCTCACATAATTATTTATGAGTAAACACCAAGGACGAtgctaaaagaacaaaaatcctCCTGTGTGGATACATATCTATACTTACCAGACGTGGAAGCAGCTGAAGATGGCGAAGAGCACTCCAGACAAAACAGACATTGGAATGGCCAAAACCACCGTAAGGATTCTGTATAGCCAAACCCTTGACACCTCAAACAGGGCATTGCTCCAGATCCAGACTCTGTCTCCACTGCGCACTGACACTGGCTCAGCTATCACATCTTCAAATGTTACCTGGAAATAAGTCAATATTAACATGTGGCTTAGAATTCAGTGGCAGAATTTGCCAAATAATGCctcagttctttttttccattatagattaacccttgtgctatcctatgaccccacccttactttgacgtgttcttcctaccatgacaaaggtggataaaggtggaaagatttcatgtaatccatggacactagtgaagatcacaaatcattgaagaaaaaaggttcagagcactgtctagtgggtctagatgacccaactcccaatgttaaagtgcctaggatagcccaAGGGTTACAAAAGCTCCAACTGTTAAACTGGGCATAACTCAGTCACCTTGAGACAGTCGTTGATTCCTCGGGGGTCTCTGGTTTTAATCAAAGGTTTGGTATCGCTGATTTCCACTAGCGTGGATGTGTGaatgttttcctcttcttccaCAGAGGGCTGGGCCTTCCACAGCGTCTGAGTTTCCTCCTCTTTTTCGAGCTCTGGAGATTCATTGGAGTCGCTTAAATCAATCTCCACTTCCTCTGAATCCTCCTCTGCCATCTCGCTATCCATTTGAGCCTTTGCAGAAATCCTACTTTTGATAGAGCAAGCTAGAAGACTTTTTTCTCCAGCAGATTGGACAAAGCCTACTCTCTGGACCCCACCAGCTGGCAGTCCACTGCAGTTATATTGGGAACACCACAGTGCCCTGACTGGCATTTGGAGATTTAAGTGGAGATCATTTTCCTATGCTGTGAGGGGTGGAGGGTGGGTGAGTGGGAGTTTAAAAATACTGTATGCATGCTTTGTACACTATCACACTATACTGGGTCTGGGAATTAATcacagagacaaacacacatgccACACATAATCAATATCacattttgacttatttctttcttaaactttttaaatttggcctttttccttcttttttttttttagaaaaaattgaTCTTTATAAGACTGAAAGGCAATACTGCCCTCGTCtggaaaagaacaaataaaggaATGttgagaaaaatataaaatgaagtGCAAACAGGATTTAGCTTAGGAGGAAAATAACAGAACAATTTGCAACTTCCTTTTTCAATGAAGCAGGTATCTTATCTCTCTGAAGAACGTTCTGTTTCTAACAGCCAACTATTTGAAGCTGAGTTTTACAACATGTTTAAGTGAAAACACATGAAGCACATCACACAGCACTTTCCTTTACAtgtcattttaattgtttgaaattggtaaaatataaataattattaACATGAGGACAGTgttaaaggctttttttctgtagtgatgTAATAATgctttattatatttaatatgCAGAGATTTGTAATTGTCAGATGTTGCATTGCTACTTTCTCATCTCTGGCACTTCGGCTAAAAATCTTTACCCTGCATGAAGCACAGTGATAGATAGACATATTGGCTAAGAAATGTGTTCACAGAGTGCATCAAAGTTTAAAGTTCAAACTGCTAGGATTTAaatggaaatgcaattttgagcttaattttctttatgtatgttcCCTAtatcataaaaatgccacaagaacatgttaaacaccaaaaacacaatttatttgtCTGTGTGAAGTGACAGTGGAGGACCTGTAGAACATGGACTTGCTAATCATGTCCTAGAATTATGCACCAAAGTCACTTTATTAAGCCTCATGGTTTACTTTAAATCTGTCTTTATTATGAAATTGTGTAATTAAATAACTGATATATAGTACAAATATGCAATTaaagtacacatttttttttttctttttagaggataggttttttttcttttgcaattcTATTTTAGCAGTAAAGTCACTTTGGTGCATAATTCCAGGCTTTAAACACTATATTCTTGTTCTACAGGTTACCACTATCACCTTACATAGACCTGTGTACTTTTACTTTATAGTTTTCTAGAAAATAGTACTTCAACTTtgcatttttgaccaaaaatacTGCATAAGTCAACTTTGAATTGGAATAAAGTGACTTTGGTGAATAATTCCAGGCCTTGAATACTGTATCTTTGTTCTACAGGTCACCCACTATCACCTCTTATAGCCCTGTGTACTGTATAGTTCTCCAAATAATAGTACTTAAACTTTGCATTTTTGACTGAACGTACTGTAAATTGCTAACACTCAAAGTGACTTTGGTGCATAATTCTTGGCCTTGAACACTATATCCTTGTTCTACAGGTCACCCACTATCACCTCTCATGGACTGGAATTATGCACCAAAGTCACCATATctctaaaataccggaagaggaaattagTTCCACTGTAAACAAGCCGAGCTGCCACATACATATACGTATGTAGCAGCTCGTTAATATACGAGaggatcttctaaacgtgcttttattactgttatggttattatgaagcgcctgttcgctcatcattttatttttaatccgtgtggtcagtgcttttttttgtggaagaacggagccggaagaagggttaggagaaggctaacacacatgcgctaacaacatttagccttgatgaaaacaaaatcaatgcgggaaatgctgcaatctgcatcttggctgcatgtaaatatgtgggaataacagcagcctttattttgtcgggacacgactggaaacacaaatccatgtgattgtttgaacggtttctaaggactgagcggcatttctgctttgaaaagctgacACACCGACTTTGGGGTGGGCTGAGCTCTGCTCGGAGACACAGTTCTACTGGGAGACATGGTTCTCCTGTGTCTGGCAGCTCACCCAGAGACAAAACACCCCCCGCCCCCCTgcccgcaaacacaaagctacaagtCCGGCTGCTGTGCTCTCACACACGGTCCTCTGGcgcagagc
The nucleotide sequence above comes from Oryzias latipes chromosome 5, ASM223467v1. Encoded proteins:
- the LOC101164882 gene encoding caveolin-2, yielding MDSEMAEEDSEEVEIDLSDSNESPELEKEEETQTLWKAQPSVEEEENIHTSTLVEISDTKPLIKTRDPRGINDCLKVTFEDVIAEPVSVRSGDRVWIWSNALFEVSRVWLYRILTVVLAIPMSVLSGVLFAIFSCFHVWMVGPCVEYVLIGTRWLQSLWNVVLGVFVLPFSRTAKRCCGGFSIHLAEE